The following proteins are co-located in the Phragmites australis chromosome 10, lpPhrAust1.1, whole genome shotgun sequence genome:
- the LOC133931178 gene encoding uncharacterized protein LOC133931178, which produces MRKRDLGILLLAAFAVFFSLHHDGDFSFRESWYHLADEDFPIKYEADRLPPPLVADLNGDGKPEVLLPTHDAKIQVLQPPHSRHLHDDTGFHEARVMADISLLPGEVRVASGRRPIAMAVGTVDRSYKQGDVRKQVLVVVTSGWSVMCFDHNLKKLWEANLQDDFPHGAHHREVAISITNYTLKHGDAGLVIVGGRMEMQHHSADLFDEFMIPENNREEHRRSANEKQGSETGTADLRHFALYAFAGRTGALRWSRKNENIQSQPSDASMLIPQHNYKLDVHALNSRQPGQFECREFRESILGVMPHHWDRREDTTLQLAHFRKHKRKQVKKTPGKAVINSVHKPIEHNPPGKDPSNRIARALGKAADMAGSNQVKKAQRTLYIPTITNHTQVWWVPNVVVAHEKEGIEAIHLASGRTICKLHLTEGGLHADINGDGVLDHVQVVGANGIKEQTVVSGSMEVLKPCWAVATSGVPVREQLFNVSICYYNHFNLFHHGDFSRSFGRTFDPTGLEVATPILIQRDDGHKHRRGSHGDLIFLTSRGEVTSYSPGLLGHDAIWRWQLSTGATWSNLPSPSGMMENIVVPTLKAFSLRAYDPKEVIIAGGDQEAVLISPSGSILALIELPAPPTHALVLEDFSGDGLTDIILVTSGGVYGFVQTRQPGALFFSTLVGCLIVVIGVIFVSLHINSSNNGKPRASTEYR; this is translated from the exons ATGCGGAAGCGGGATCTGGGGATCCTGCTTCTGGCCGCCTTCGccgtcttcttctccctccACCACGACGGCGACTTCTCCTTCCGGGAGTCCTGGTACCACCTCGCCGACGAGGACTTCCCCATCAAGTACGAGGCCGACCGCCTCCCCCCGCCCCTCGTCGCTGACCTCAACGGCGACGGCAAACCCGAGGTCCTCCTCCCCACCCACGACGCCAAGATCCAGGTCCTCCAGCCCCCTCACTCCCGCCACCTCCACGATGACACCGGATTCCACGAGGCGCGCGTCATGGCTGACATCTCCCTCCTCCCTGGCGAAGTCCGCGTCGCCTCGGGCAGGCGCCCCATCGCCATGGCCGTCGGCACCGTTGACCGCTCATACAAGCAAGGCGACGTCAGGAAGCAGGTTCTCGTCGTCGTCACCTCCGGCTGGTCCGTCATGTGCTTCGACCACAACCTCAAGAAGCTCTGGGAAGCCAATCTCCAG GATGATTTCCCCCATGGTGCCCACCACCGCGAGGTGGCAATCTCCATAACCAACTACACCCTCAAGCATGGAGATGCAGGCCTCGTCATCGTAGGAGGAAGGATGGAAATGCAACATCAT TCGGCAGATCTTTTCGATGAATTTATGATACCAGAAAACAATAGGGAAGAGCACCGCAGAAGTGCCAATGAGAAACAG GGTTCTGAGACTGGCACTGCAGACCTGCGCCATTTTGCCCTTTATGCTTTTGCTGGACGCACTGGCGCACTCAGATGGAGCCGGAAGAATGAG AACATCCAGTCACAGCCATCAGATGCTTCAATGCTGATACCACAGCACAATTACAAGCTTGATGTCCACGCCCTCAATAGTCGTCAACCTGGTCAG TTTGAATGCCGTGAATTCAGAGAATCAATTCTTGGTGTCATGCCTCATCATTGG gaTAGGAGAGAGGATACTACCTTACAACTTGCACATTTTAGGAAGCATAAAAGGAAACAAGTAAAGAAAACGCCAGGAAAGGCTGTTATCAATAGCGTGCACAAGCCCATTGAACACAATCCACCTGGAAAGGATCCTTCCAATAGAATAGCTAGAGCGCTTGGGAAGGCTGCCGATATGGCTGGCTCAAATCAAGTCAAGAAG GCACAGAGGACGCTTTACATTCCGACAATCACTAATCATACTCAAGTATGGTGGGTTCCTAATGTTGTTGTTGCGCATGAAAAGGAAGGAATAGAGGCTATCCATCTAGCTTCTGGACGCACAATATGCAAG CTTCATTTAACTGAAGGAGGCCTTCACGCAGATATTAATGGAGATGGAGTTCTGGATCATGTTCAG GTTGTTGGTGCAAATGGTATTAAAGAGCAAACTGTTGTAAGTGGGTCCATGGAAGTGCTGAAACCTTGTTGGGCAGTTGCTACATCCGGTGTACCAGTGCGGGAGCAACTTTTTAATGTTTCTATCTGCTATTACAACCATTTCAATCTGTTCCATCATGGGGACTTTTCAAGAAGTTTTGGGAGGACATTTGATCCAACTGGTTTAGAGGTTGCGACTCCTATTCTGATCCAGAGAGATGATGGTCATAAACACAGGAGAGGAAGTCATGGCGATCTCATCTTTTTGACAAGCCGGGGAGAG GTGACTTCGTACTCTCCTGGCCTACTTGGTCACGATGCAATATGGAGGTGGCAACTATCAACAGGTGCAACATGGTCCAACCTTCCATCTCCATCCGGGATGATGGAGAACATAGTGGTGCCCACTTTGAAGGCTTTCTCTCTGCGAGCCTATGACCCAAAAGAGGTGATCATCGCTGGCGGTGACCAGGAGGCTGTGTTGATTTCACCCTCTGGTAGCATATTGGCACTGATTGAACTTCCGGCACCTCCGACTCATGCATTGGTTCTTGAGGATTTCTCTGGTGATGGTCTTACCGACATTATTCTGGTGACATCGGGCGGAGTCTATGGATTTGTGCAGACGAGACAGCCTGGGGCTCTTTTCTTCAGCACCCTTGTGGGGTGCTTGATAGTTGTCATCGGAGTGATATTTGTTTCGCTGCACATCAACTCTTCAAACAACGGTAAACCAAGGGCTTCAACGGAGTACAGATGA
- the LOC133931177 gene encoding uncharacterized protein LOC133931177 — translation MAVAFLLGFLLGVLGLALAQGAALLWAIRSLTRRKGAPPEATAQLPVHPPLPCEKQGSLWILDQEKIPKVSSGRFSAGGTQEIKDKKNIVEVFPVKTLAKLKGHSLSLSGPDGSQINIELLNCTVVAVSASNLPSRKWAKRYPIKLESKESEICKGSKVCYVYADTSWEKESWCKALRLASSTDEEKLKSHAMLTEEFRSYISSLNAGYPCFLKPSVFSGEEHVVMDRTVKTEGSSKVRLFLKKMAKKASIKVPQESKTSLVPSKDIKQPSTPGSSLGYNSQFSDTPDTNVDEKLVDEGTLCWNLLFSRMFFDAKMNDEISKAIKARIQRTLSNVTTPAYIGEITLIDLSLGKLPPYVRRMRVLPLDLNELWAFEVDFEYSSGIALHIETRLEVQEPELQKDIMKTTLKDDSSGDVNSDFLDSIEQYGNQFRSSQSLPSEMEDNDGADALRKSKSTGWTSTYMSRWKNILHSIADHVSQVPFSLTIKISSVRGTMRIHIKPPPTDQIWYGFTSMPDLEWELESSVGDRKITNSHIASLISNRIKASLHQSLVLPNCESIPMSWMISDKDDWVPRKVAPFKWSTETASRTADTTTSQSQSQSQSQSQPGEAAVPKGIANSRANKSSPPAPSTRSNESRKNTTSVHGPNQEPAAEEASTTQSSLVSGDSNDQLRMPLLSSREFQFQEDASETGVGSSWVERAVVIAAGEQSLPAAASPEAGEDVKRRRSRRAQVMDLRRRMGDKLEEKRRNMEEKGKHIVEKMRENTRSNSLSDLERATPAPHAPSS, via the exons ATGGCGGTGGCTTTCCTGTTGGGCttcctcctcggcgtcctcgGCCTGGCGCTCGCACAAGGGGCAGCGCTCCTCTGGGCCATCCGCAGCCTCACCCGCCGGAAGGGGGCGCCGCCTGAGGCCACCGCACAACTCCCCGTCCACCCGCCGCTACCTTGCGAGAAGCAG GGTTCTCTGTGGATACTAGATCAAGAAAAGATACCAAAAGTTAGCAGCGGTCGCTTTTCAGCTGGGGGTACCCAAGAAATCAAAGACAAGAAGAATATAGTGGAGGTTTTCCCTGTAAAAACGTTGGCTAAACTTAAAGGACACTCACTCAGCTTATCAGGACCTGATGGTTCCCAGATAAACATAGAGCTTCTGAATTGTACAGTTGTTGCTGTTTCTGCATCAAATCTACCCTCACGTAAATG GGCCAAGAGGTATCCCATAAAACTGGAAAGTAAGGAGTCTGAGATTTGCAAGGGAAGCAAGGTATGCTATGTCTATGCAGACACCTCTTGGGAGAAGGAATCATGGTGTAAAGCACTGCGTCTTGCATCGTCTACAGACGAGGAAAAACTGAAATCGCATGCCATGTTGACTGAAGAGTTCCGCAGTTACATATCCTCTTTGAATGCTGGATACCCTTGTTTTCTGAAACCTTCAGTGTTCTCCGGCGAGGAACATGTGGTTATGGACAGGACGGTGAAGACTGAGGGATCTTCAAAAGTCCGCCTTTTCCTAAAAAAGATGGCAAAGAAGGCATCTATAAAAGTTCCCCAGGAGAGTAAAACAAGTCTGGTGCCGTCTAAAGATATAAAACAACCCAGCACCCCTGGCTCTTCTTTGGGTTACAACAGCCAATTTTCTGATACCCCCGATACAAATGTAGATGAAAAGCTTGTTGATGAAGGTACCCTTTGCTGGAACCTCCTATTCTCTCGGATGTTTTTTGACGCTAAGATGAATGATGAGATAAGCAAGGCCATCAAAGCACGGATTCAG CGAACATTGTCAAACGTGACAACTCCAGCCTACATTGGTGAAATCACACTTATTGACCTCAGCCTTGGGAAACTTCCACCGTACGTGCGCAGAATGAGAGTCCTCCCACTGGATTTGAATGAACTGTGGGCTTTTGAAGTTGATTTTGAATATTCTAGTGGAATAGCACTGCATATTGAGACAAGACTTGAGGTTCAGGAGCCAGAGTTGCAAAAGGACATAATGAAGACTACTCTTAAAGATGATTCAAGTGGAGATGTGAATTCAGATTTCCTTGATAGTATTGAGCAGTATGGTAACCAATTCAGGTCTTCACAATCTTTGCCTTCTGAGATGGAGGATAATGATGGAGCAG ATGCATTAAGGAAGTCCAAGAGCACTGGATGGACATCAACATATATGTCAAGGTGGAAAAATATCTTGCATTCAATAGCTGACCACGTCTCGCAG GTGCCATTTTCTTTGACAATTAAAATTTCATCAGTTCGTGGGACAATGCGCATACATATAAAGCCACCTCCCACTGATCAAATTTGGTATGGGTTTACATCGATGCCGGATCTAGAGTGGGAGTTGGAATCTTCAGTTGGGGATAGGAAGATCACCAATAGCCACATCGCCTCACTTATCAGCAACAGAATCAAG GCTTCGCTTCATCAGAGCTTGGTGCTGCCGAACTGTGAAAGTATTCCCATGTCGTGGATGATATCAGATAAGGATGACTGGGTGCCTCGCAAAGTTGCACCTTTTAAATGGTCCACTGAGACTGCAAGTCGCACTGCAGACACGACAACGTCCCAGTCCCAGTCCCAGTCCCAGTCCCAGTCCCAACCTGGGGAAGCTGCTGTGCCAAAGGGCATTGCAAACAGCAGAGCCAACAAATCGAGTCCACCTGCTCCTTCAACAAGAAGCAATGAATCGCGAAAGAACACAACATCTGTTCATGGGCCGAACCAAGAACCTGCAGCAGAAGAAGCATCAACCACGCAGTCTTCACTGGTTTCTGGCGATTCAAACGACCAGTTGAGGATGCCGCTGTTGAGCAGCAGAGAGTTTCAGTTTCAGGAAGATGCTTCTGAGACCGGTGTGGGCTCTTCTTGGGTTGAAAGAGCAGTGGTGATAGCTGCCGGGGAGCAGTCATTGCCAGCTGCTGCTTCTCCCGAAGCCGGTGAGGATGTGAAGAGGAGGCGCAGTCGGCGTGCTCAGGTGATGGatttgaggaggaggatgggggaCAAGCTGGAAGAGAAGAGGCGGAACATGGAAGAGAAGGGCAAGCACATTGTGGAAAAGATGCGGGAGAACACGAGGAGCAACAGCCTGTCGGACTTGGAGCGAGCCACCCCTGCTCCTCATGCTCCTAGTTCCTAG
- the LOC133931179 gene encoding uncharacterized protein LOC133931179 isoform X2, with protein MKHTRRCGVVAAVVALLLLACLQIQYHHLKVDLGEAGFVESTQENTHRNRDNWGNRKAATANRGLPRGIVQPHSDMYLRPLWEHSGHAANHKIKNDDRNALLAIAVGISQIKNVDTMARKFLNENCAVMLFHYDGNVDGWRHLEWSDKAIHILAHNQTKWWFAKRFLHPDVMAIYDFIFLWDEDLGVENFNPRRYLDIMVSEGLEITQPALDPDLSTDIHHRITIRNKMTKMHRRIYDNRPSMNCSDESKGPPCTGWVEGMAPVFSRAAWKCVWNLIQNDLIHGWGLDMKLGYCAQGDRTEKVGVVDSEYVVHQGIPSLGGPSLSSKLYYRLIKNEGY; from the exons ATGAAGCACACACGTCGCTGCGGCGTCGTGGCGGCGGtcgtcgccctcctcctcctcgcctgcCTCCAGATCCAGTACCACCACCTCAAG gtggatctcGGCGAGGCCGGCTTTGTCGAGAGCACGCAAGAGAACACCCATCGCAATCGCGACAACTGGGGGAACAGGAAGGCTGCCACTGCCAACAGAGGTTTGCCGCGCGGGATCGTCCAACCCCACTCCGACATGTATCTCCGACCGCTCTGGGAGCACTCCGGTCATGCTGCCAACCACAAG ATTAAAAATGATGACCGCAATGCTCTCCTGGCCATTGCAGTCGGCATTTCCCAAATAAAAAATGTGGACACGATGGCTCGTAAG TTTTTGAATGAAAACTGCGCAGTCATGCTCTTCCATTACGATGGAAATGTAGACGGATGGCGTCATCTTGAGTGGAGTGATAAGGCCATTCACATTCTCGCTCACAACCAAACAAAATG GTGGTTTGCAAAACGGTTTCTGCATCCTGATGTCATGGCTATCTATGATTTCATCTTTTTATGGGATGAAGACCTTGGAGTGGAGAACTTTAACCCGAGAAG GTATCTTGATATAATGGTTTCTGAAGGTTTAGAAATAACACAACCTGCTCTGGACCCTGATCTATCAACGGATATCCACCATCGAATTACAATCCGCAATAAGATGACAAAAATGCACAG GAGAATATATGACAATCGACCTAGTATGAATTGTTCTGACGAAAGTAAAGGACCTCCTTGCACAGG GTGGGTTGAGGGCATGGCGCCTGTTTTCTCTCGCGCTGCTTGGAAATGTGTATGGAATCTAATTCAG AATGACCTTATTCATGGATGGGGCCTTGACATGAAGCTTGGCTATTGTGCTCAG GGTGACCGGACTGAGAAAGTTGGTGTAGTTGACAGTGAGTATGTTGTCCATCAAGGGATACCATCTTTAGGAGGACCATCACTTAGCAGCAAG TTGTATTATCGCCTGATCAAGAATGAAGGTTATTGA
- the LOC133931179 gene encoding uncharacterized protein LOC133931179 isoform X1, translating to MKHTRRCGVVAAVVALLLLACLQIQYHHLKVDLGEAGFVESTQENTHRNRDNWGNRKAATANRGLPRGIVQPHSDMYLRPLWEHSGHAANHKIKNDDRNALLAIAVGISQIKNVDTMARKFLNENCAVMLFHYDGNVDGWRHLEWSDKAIHILAHNQTKWWFAKRFLHPDVMAIYDFIFLWDEDLGVENFNPRRYLDIMVSEGLEITQPALDPDLSTDIHHRITIRNKMTKMHRRIYDNRPSMNCSDESKGPPCTGWVEGMAPVFSRAAWKCVWNLIQNDLIHGWGLDMKLGYCAQGDRTEKVGVVDSEYVVHQGIPSLGGPSLSSKTPRRSLDLRTHIRRQSSAELEKFKERWNRAVREDEEWSDPFQS from the exons ATGAAGCACACACGTCGCTGCGGCGTCGTGGCGGCGGtcgtcgccctcctcctcctcgcctgcCTCCAGATCCAGTACCACCACCTCAAG gtggatctcGGCGAGGCCGGCTTTGTCGAGAGCACGCAAGAGAACACCCATCGCAATCGCGACAACTGGGGGAACAGGAAGGCTGCCACTGCCAACAGAGGTTTGCCGCGCGGGATCGTCCAACCCCACTCCGACATGTATCTCCGACCGCTCTGGGAGCACTCCGGTCATGCTGCCAACCACAAG ATTAAAAATGATGACCGCAATGCTCTCCTGGCCATTGCAGTCGGCATTTCCCAAATAAAAAATGTGGACACGATGGCTCGTAAG TTTTTGAATGAAAACTGCGCAGTCATGCTCTTCCATTACGATGGAAATGTAGACGGATGGCGTCATCTTGAGTGGAGTGATAAGGCCATTCACATTCTCGCTCACAACCAAACAAAATG GTGGTTTGCAAAACGGTTTCTGCATCCTGATGTCATGGCTATCTATGATTTCATCTTTTTATGGGATGAAGACCTTGGAGTGGAGAACTTTAACCCGAGAAG GTATCTTGATATAATGGTTTCTGAAGGTTTAGAAATAACACAACCTGCTCTGGACCCTGATCTATCAACGGATATCCACCATCGAATTACAATCCGCAATAAGATGACAAAAATGCACAG GAGAATATATGACAATCGACCTAGTATGAATTGTTCTGACGAAAGTAAAGGACCTCCTTGCACAGG GTGGGTTGAGGGCATGGCGCCTGTTTTCTCTCGCGCTGCTTGGAAATGTGTATGGAATCTAATTCAG AATGACCTTATTCATGGATGGGGCCTTGACATGAAGCTTGGCTATTGTGCTCAG GGTGACCGGACTGAGAAAGTTGGTGTAGTTGACAGTGAGTATGTTGTCCATCAAGGGATACCATCTTTAGGAGGACCATCACTTAGCAGCAAG ACACCTCGACGATCATTGGATTTGAGGACCCAT ATAAGAAGACAATCATCAGCTGAGCTGGAAAAGTTCAAAGAACGGTGGAACAGAGCTGTAAGGGAAGATGAAGAGTGGAGTGATCCTTTCCAATCTTGA
- the LOC133931080 gene encoding uncharacterized protein LOC133931080: MGIKYVHKILLLSTVCVRFLCLLIVLGMVTMRPQKNKWNSRHCQVLRMHLMRQLRRMLAPLALRRVRTLKMMAMKFRNYLPHDEQLRGGKLAPVSLPKFEDPISAETAEPKQLENPFRNIAPKNPNWDLKRDVQKRIDKLEKRTQKGLAEIALEQQREKEALEGGSVQMQIKLKGDALVPILKLA; the protein is encoded by the exons ATGGGAATAAAGTATGTGCATAAAATTCTATTGCTATCTACTGTCTGTGTCAGATTCCTATGTTTGCTGATTGTATTAGGAATGGTAACCATGAGGCCGCAGAAGAACAAGTGGAACAGCCGGCATTGCCAGGTCCTCAGGATGCACCTGATGAGGCAGCTAAGGAGAATGTTAGCTCCACTGGCACTGAGGAGGGTGAGGACGTTGAAGATGATGG CCATGAAGTTCAGAAACTACCTTCCTCATGATGAACAACTCAGAGGTGGTAAGCTGGCTCCAGTATCTCTTCCCAAGTTTGAAGATCCAATTAGTGCTGAAACTGCAGAACCAAAGCAGCTCGAG AACCCTTTCAGGAACATAGCTCCAAAGAATCCAAACTGGGATCTGAAACGTGATGTGCAGAAGAGAATCGACAAACTGGAGAAGCGCACACAGAAAGGATTGGCAGAGATTGCAT TGGAGCAACAGAGGGAGAAAGAAGCGCTGGAAGGGGGCAGTGTGCAAATGCAAATCAAACTGAAGGGAGATGCCCTCGTCCCCATCCTAAAACTTGCTTAG
- the LOC133931179 gene encoding uncharacterized protein LOC133931179 isoform X3 has product MKHTRRCGVVAAVVALLLLACLQIQYHHLKVDLGEAGFVESTQENTHRNRDNWGNRKAATANRGLPRGIVQPHSDMYLRPLWEHSGHAANHKIKNDDRNALLAIAVGISQIKNVDTMARKFLNENCAVMLFHYDGNVDGWRHLEWSDKAIHILAHNQTKWWFAKRFLHPDVMAIYDFIFLWDEDLGVENFNPRRYLDIMVSEGLEITQPALDPDLSTDIHHRITIRNKMTKMHRRIYDNRPSMNCSDESKGPPCTGWVEGMAPVFSRAAWKCVWNLIQNDLIHGWGLDMKLGYCAQDALLDIFQLTCPLLIKMDDRHPFAGKSN; this is encoded by the exons ATGAAGCACACACGTCGCTGCGGCGTCGTGGCGGCGGtcgtcgccctcctcctcctcgcctgcCTCCAGATCCAGTACCACCACCTCAAG gtggatctcGGCGAGGCCGGCTTTGTCGAGAGCACGCAAGAGAACACCCATCGCAATCGCGACAACTGGGGGAACAGGAAGGCTGCCACTGCCAACAGAGGTTTGCCGCGCGGGATCGTCCAACCCCACTCCGACATGTATCTCCGACCGCTCTGGGAGCACTCCGGTCATGCTGCCAACCACAAG ATTAAAAATGATGACCGCAATGCTCTCCTGGCCATTGCAGTCGGCATTTCCCAAATAAAAAATGTGGACACGATGGCTCGTAAG TTTTTGAATGAAAACTGCGCAGTCATGCTCTTCCATTACGATGGAAATGTAGACGGATGGCGTCATCTTGAGTGGAGTGATAAGGCCATTCACATTCTCGCTCACAACCAAACAAAATG GTGGTTTGCAAAACGGTTTCTGCATCCTGATGTCATGGCTATCTATGATTTCATCTTTTTATGGGATGAAGACCTTGGAGTGGAGAACTTTAACCCGAGAAG GTATCTTGATATAATGGTTTCTGAAGGTTTAGAAATAACACAACCTGCTCTGGACCCTGATCTATCAACGGATATCCACCATCGAATTACAATCCGCAATAAGATGACAAAAATGCACAG GAGAATATATGACAATCGACCTAGTATGAATTGTTCTGACGAAAGTAAAGGACCTCCTTGCACAGG GTGGGTTGAGGGCATGGCGCCTGTTTTCTCTCGCGCTGCTTGGAAATGTGTATGGAATCTAATTCAG AATGACCTTATTCATGGATGGGGCCTTGACATGAAGCTTGGCTATTGTGCTCAG GATGCCCTTTTAGACATATTTCAACTGACATGTCCTCTGTTAATAAAGATGGACGATAGACATCCGTTTGCTGGGAAAAGTAACTGA
- the LOC133931176 gene encoding uncharacterized protein LOC133931176 translates to MAKKVPRELVEHGDLRVDNYYWLRDDSRSDPDVLAHLRAENDYTAAVMSDVKQLEDEIYAEIRGRIKEDDIDAPLRKEKYYYYERTLTGKEYVQHCRRLVPTDGPITVHDVMPTGPDAPDEHIILDENVKAEGHDYYSIGAFKISPNNKLVAYAEDTKGDEIYTVYVIDAESGEYVGQQLKGTSDIEWAGDDNLVYITMDNILRPDKVWLHKLGSDQSSDICLYHEKNDTFSLGLQSSESKQYLFVGSGSKNTSFIFYLDTSKQNKDLVVLTPRVYGIDTTASHRGNHFFIKRRSDEFYNSELVACPLDNVAETTILLPHRESVKIQDFQLFDNHIAVYERENGLPKVTVYRLPAIGESIGQLQGGRTIDFIDPTYAVDPEESQFHSSVLRFHYSSMRTPPSVFDYDMDSGVSVLKKIDTVLGGFDASNYVTERKWAVAADGTQIPMSILYRKDLVKLDGSDPMLLYGYGSYEICIDPSFRGSRFSLVDRGFIYVIAHIRGGGEMGRMWYEDGKLLKKKNTFTDFIACAEHLIKNNYCSKEKLCINGRSAGGLLMGAVLNMRPDLFRAAVAGVPFVDVLTTMLDPTIPLTTAEWEEWGDPRKEEYYYYMKSYSPVDNVTAQEYPNILVTAGLNDPRVMYSEPAKYVAKLRELKTDDNLLLFKCELGAGHFSKSGRFEKLQEDAFTYAFILKALGMTPPKLASL, encoded by the exons ATGGCGAAGAAGGTGCCGCGCGAGCTCGTGGAGCACGGCGACCTCCGCGTCGACAACTACTACTGGCTCCGCGACGACTCCCGCTCCGACCCCGACGTCCTCGCCCATCTCCGCGCCGAGAACGACTACACCGCCGCCGTCATGTCCG ATGTCAAGCAACTCGAGGATGAAATATATGCTGAAATTAGAGGAAGAATTAAAGAAGATGATATAGATGCACCTCTTCGCAAAGAAAAGTACTACTACTATGAAAGGACATTGACTGGCAAGGAGTATGTGCAACACTGTAGGCGTCTCGTACCAACTGATGGTCCTATTACAGTCCATGATGTGATGCCCACAGGACCTGATGCGCCTGATGAACACATTATTCTAGATGAGAATGTAAAGGCCGAGGGCCACGATTACTACAGCATTGGGGCTTTCAAG ATCAGTCCCAACAATAAGCTAGTTGCTTACGCAGAAGACACTAAAGGTGATGAAATTTACACTGTCTATGTCATTGACGCTGAGAGTGGAGAATATGTTGGCCAACAGCTTAAAGGGACTTCTGACATTGAGTGGGCTGGTGATGACAACCTTGTTTACATAACAATGGATAACATTCTTCGGCCAGATAAA GTATGGCTACACAAGTTAGGGTCTGATCAATCAAGTGATATTTGTCTGTATCATGAGAAAAATGACACATTTTCTCTCGGTCTTCAATCTTCTGAAAGCAAGCAATATTTGTTTGTTGGATCTGGAAGCAAAAATACAAGCTTTATATTCTACCTGGACACATCCAAACAGAACAAGGACCTTGTGGTTTTGACACCTCGTGTATATGGCATTGATACAACAGCTAGTCATCGTGGAAATCATTTCTTTATTAAGAGGCGAAGTGACGAATTCTACAACTCCGAGTTGGTTGCTTGCCCATTGGATAATGTAGCCGAGACCACTATACTGCTACCACATAGAGAAAG TGTGAAAATACAGGACTTCCAGCTCTTTGACAATCATATTGCTGTATATGAGCGTGAGAATGGCCTGCCCAAAGTAACTGTATATCGGCTACCAGCTATTGGAGAGTCAATTGGACAACTTCAGGGAGGTCGAACAATTGATTTTATTGATCCAACATATGCTGTGGACCCCGAGGAGTCACAGTTCCATTCGTCTGTTCTTCGATTTCATTACAGCTCTATGAGGACCCCGCCCTCCGTTTTTGACTATGATATGGATTCAGGGGTGTCTGTGCTGAAGAAGATTGATACT GTTTTAGGTGGATTTGATGCGTCAAATTATGTAACAGAAAGGAAATGGGCTGTTGCTGCTGATGGCACCCAGATCCCCATGTCCATTCTATACAGAAAAGATCTTGTGAAGCTTGATGGCTCAGACCCTATGCTGCTTTATGGCTATGGCTCCTACGAG ATATGCATAGATCCAAGTTTCAGGGGATCAAGATTTTCTCTGGTAGACAGGGGTTTTATATATGTGATAGCTCATATTCGTGGAGGCGGTGAAATGGGCCGGATGTGGTATGAGGATGGGAAGCTattgaagaagaaaaacactttCACTGATTTCATTGCCTGCGCTGAGCACTTGATAAAAAACAATTACTGTTCCAAGGAAAAGCTTTGCATCAATGGCAGAAGTGCAGGTGGCCTATTGATGGGTGCTGTCCTAAATATGAGGCCTGACTTATTCAGGGCAGCTGTTGCTGGGGTCCCTTTTGTTGATGTTCTCACAACTATGCTTGATCCCACCATCCCACTGACAACAGCTGAATGGGAG GAGTGGGGTGATCCAAGAAAAGAAGAATACTACTATTATATGAAATCATATTCTCCTGTTGACAAC GTGACGGCACAAGAGTATCCCAACATTCTTGTCACCGCTGGCTTAAATG ATCCCCGCGTGATGTACTCTGAACCTGCTAAATATGTGGCAAAGCTGAGGGAACTGAAAACGGATGACAATCTTCTGTTGTTCAAATGTGAACTGGGTGCTGGACACTTCTCCAAGTCGGGAAG GTTCGAGAAATTACAGGAAGATGCCTTTACCTATGCGTTTATCCTCAAGGCGCTGGGCATGACTCCTCCTAAGCTTGCTTCATTGTAA